From the Montipora capricornis isolate CH-2021 chromosome 2, ASM3666992v2, whole genome shotgun sequence genome, one window contains:
- the LOC138039213 gene encoding thrombospondin type-1 domain-containing protein 4-like, with translation MNFPSWITLVLIISQCHSQSFQWPGSRTDRWGPWSVWGPCSKSCGGGTTIRTRQCVISTPTASRSKYVLDVYRQNNQRQGNCHGTTTQYSTCNMQECYKPVTVTRKMAIQARAVQCSKFNNSSFNGYFFTWMPYLRVKTIRQDECQLNCLAKGHMFFLRLSPKVKDGTPCLTDLKKVCIHGKCKEMPPECKGGGCFVSKPTVAPKQKRSGLFTYSDASREKLILGYNPVITIPAGASKINVTEIRRSKNFLALKSHESTKYYINGNWVIDLPKGYKVAGTTVYYTRPRRNNEKEESFIADGPTTEDLDVMLLYQDDEPQIMYSYFLPKDNPNGQNKRKQQPAEPVLIVHRGLQTRPTQPTPSRVTYAWTLTGFSQCTHSCAGGIQTTIHQCVSSVGKRVVEESWCSRNSKPRARQRVCNLQPCPPRWEPGAWGKCSRTCGVGLQIRSLLCKQLVDNNGRRQQRMLPISYCRQWGRPPASRSCNTRQCPPPANWTVGEWSKCSVTCEKGHKQRVVQCMDINNRHVNARLCSKSPKPPMTEPCFTGSCKTEWFAGHDWSKCSVPCGKGQQSRIVFCGRKGGDTLTSNHCSQTNKLRSTRPCNNGECQAKWVTSEWSKCSVDCGKGTQIRTVFCAGMVGDKFQQLPDESCSGTSKPISVTPCGKNSCQPQWFTTKWGECSRSCRGGSQVRSVMCFDHEGQASKACSSRNKPFHYQHCNNKPCPTSRGRLAQLKECNDIYSGGICFYVTQANFCRYSHYNRMCCNSCQRRRHR, from the exons ATGAATTTTCCATCGTGGATCACGCTAGTACTTATCATCTCCCAATGTCATTCGCAATCGTTTCAG TGGCCTGGGTCACGAACAGACCGCTGGGGACCCTGGAGTGTTTGGGGACCCTGCAGCAAGTCGTGTGGTGGAGGTACCACCATCAGAACGAGGCAGTGCGTGATTTCAACTCC CACTGCCAGCCGGTCCAAATATGTACTGGACGTGTACAGACAGAACAACCAAAGGCAAGGAAATTGCCATGGGACAACAACGCAATACAGCACGTGTAATATGCAG GAATGTTATAAACCTGTAACAGTGACCCGCAAAATGGCGATACAGGCCAGAGCCGTGCAGTGTAGCAAGTTCAACAACTCTTCTTTCAATGGATACTTCTTTACCTGGATGCCTTATTTAAGAG TAAAGACTATTCGCCAGGATGAATGCCAACTCAATTGTCTGGCCAAAGGACACATGTTCTTCCTCCGTCTTTCACCTAAGGTCAAAGACGGAACACCTTGCCTCACTGATTTGAAAAAGGTCTGcatccatggaaaatgtaag GAGATGCCACCAGAGTGCAAAGGTGGTGGGTGTTTCGTCTCAAAACCGACTGTGGCTCCAAAGCAAAAACGGTCTGGATTATTTACTTACAGTGACGCTTCCCGAGAAAAGCTAA TTTTAGGTTACAATCCTGTAATAACAATTCCTGCTGGTGCAAGCAAGATTAACGTTACAGAGATTCGAAGGAGCAAAAACTTCCTAG CCCTGAAGTCTCATGAATCGACTAAATACTACATCAACGGGAACTGGGTTATCGATTTACCAAAGGGGTACAAGGTAGCTGGCACAACAGTATATTACACCAGACCTCGCAGAAATAACGAAAAAGAGGAGAGCTTTATAGCTGATGGACCAACCACAGAGGATCTCGATGTTATG TTACTCTATCAAGATGACGAGCCACAGATTATGTATTCGTATTTTCTTCCCAAAGACAACCCAAATGGACAGAATAAGCGCAAACAACAACCCGCCGAGCCTGTATTAATTGTCCACAGAGGCTTGCAGACACGGCCTACTCAACCGACGCCCAGTCGAGTAACATACGCATGGACGCTGACAGGTTTCTCCCAGTGCACCCATTCTTGTGCTGGAG GTATTCAGACAACTATTCACCAGTGTGTTTCGTCAGTGGGTAAAAGGGTTGTTGAAGAATCATGGTGCTCGAGGAACTCGAAGCCACGGGCAAGGCAAAGAGTCTGTAACTTGCAACCTTGTCCTCCCAG GTGGGAGCCAGGTGCTTGGGGTAAGTGTTCAAGGACATGTGGAGTTGGATTACAGATCAGAAGTCTTCTGTGTAAACAGCTTGTCGATAACAATGGACGAAGGCAGCAGCGGATGTTGCCAATCAGCTACTGTCGCCAGTGGGGAAGACCTCCCGCTAGCCGCAGCTGCAATACACGACAATGTCCTCCTCCAGCAAACTGGACAGTAGGTGAATGGAGCAAG TGTTCTGTGACTTGCGAGAAAGGGCATAAACAGCGAGTTGTGCAATGTATGGATATTAATAATCGACACGTCAATGCAAGGTTGTGTTCGAAGAGTCCCAAGCCACCGATGACGGAACCCTGCTTTACAGGGTcctgcaaaactgaatggtttgcAGGCCACGATTGGTCAAAG TGTTCAGTTCCTTGTGGCAAAGGGCAGCAAAGTAGAATCGTGTTCTGTGGCAGAAAGGGAGGTGATACTCTTACATCAAATCACTGTTCCCAAACTAACAAACTCAGATCCACCCGACCATGCAACAATGGGGAATGTCAGGCAAAGTGGGTGACATCAGAGTGGAGCAAG TGTTCTGTCGACTGTGGAAAAGGAACACAGATCAGAACAGTTTTTTGTGCGGGTATGGTCGGAGACAAATTCCAACAACTTCCAGACGAGTCTTGTTCCGGAACCTCTAAGCCGATAAGTGTCACACCTTGTGGCAAGAACTCTTGTCAACCACAGTGGTTCACGACAAAGTGGGGCGAG TGCTCAAGGTCGTGCAGAGGTGGAAGCCAAGTAAGATCAGTGATGTGCTTTGATCATGAAGGGCAAGCATCCAAAGCCTGCAGCTCAAGAAACAAACCGTTTCACTACCAACACTGCAATAACAAGCCATGCCCAACATCACGCGGCAGATTGGCACAATTGAAAGAGTGCAATGATATTTACAGTGGGGGAATATGTTTTTATGTCACGCAAGCGAACTTCTGTCGTTATTCACACTACAACCGCATGTGCTGCAACAGTTGTCAAAGAAGAAGGCACAGATAA